A single genomic interval of Cucumis sativus cultivar 9930 chromosome 7, Cucumber_9930_V3, whole genome shotgun sequence harbors:
- the LOC101213924 gene encoding SNF1-related protein kinase regulatory subunit beta-2 isoform X3 has protein sequence MDNAEGRKNEEGPSGVKFQENHDQRMDCADDAAHNSCNTYVFSESRIQISPQSLASRQALISNPQYATVFLSSPGLMLQPQPQSLPQIAAFRENVIHGTRTQVTISWNHGGNQVAIVGSWDNWQTRELLHNTGEKFVVIKTLPVGIYHYHFIVDGWLAYAPDLPWFHDDSGNAYNILDLQGHVPELPESMSDFETPPSPPSSYDNQYLNEDDFSRPPPELPPHLQGTVLNDPSSSVDGQPLPVTPQRTELNHLYLQSNVQDQFVALGSTLRIQEKHVTMFLFKPLSRSR, from the exons ATGGACAATGCTGAGGGtaggaaaaatgaagaaggcCCCTCTGGCGTCAAGTTTCAGGAGAATCACGACCAAAGGATGGACTGCGCAGATGATGCAGCACATAACAGTTGCAACACGTACGTGTTTTCAGAGTCCAGAATTCAGATTTCTCCACAAAGTTTAGCCTCACGACAAGCCCTTATCTCCAATCCTCAG TACGCTACAGTTTTCTTGTCAAGTCCTGGTCTGATGCTACAACCTCAACCTCAATCTTTGCCTCAGATTGCTGCATTCCGTGAAAATGTGATCCATGGGACAAGAACACAAGTGACTATCTCTTGGAATCATGGCGGCAATCAAGTGGCCATCGTTGGATCATGGGACAACTGGCAGACGAG AGAGCTCCTGCATAACACAGGTGAGAAGTTTGTGGTTATAAAGACTCTACCCGTCGGTATCTACCACTACCACTTCATAGTTGATGGTTGGTTGGCTTATGCTCCAGATCTACCCTGGTTTCATGATGATTCAGGGAATGCTTACAATATTTTGGACTTGCAG GGGCATGTTCCGGAATTGCCTGAAAGCATGTCCGACTTTGAAACTCCTCCATCCCCACCGTCGAGTTATGACAATCAATACTTGAACGAAGATGATTTCAGTAGACCTCCACCAGAACTTCCTCCACATCTGCAAGGAACCGTTTTAAATGATCCATCTTCTTCAGTTGATGGTCAACCGTTGCCCGTTACACCTCAAAGAACAGAATTAAATCATCTCTATCTTCAGAGCAATGTCCAAGATCAATTTGTAGCACTTGGCTCTACTCTCAGGATTCAGGAAAAGCATGTTACAATGTTTCTATTCAAGCCTTTATCAAGAAGTAGGTGA
- the LOC101213924 gene encoding SNF1-related protein kinase regulatory subunit beta-2 isoform X1, with amino-acid sequence MIRRSLNLSLSQVMDNAEGRKNEEGPSGVKFQENHDQRMDCADDAAHNSCNTYVFSESRIQISPQSLASRQALISNPQYATVFLSSPGLMLQPQPQSLPQIAAFRENVIHGTRTQVTISWNHGGNQVAIVGSWDNWQTRELLHNTGEKFVVIKTLPVGIYHYHFIVDGWLAYAPDLPWFHDDSGNAYNILDLQGHVPELPESMSDFETPPSPPSSYDNQYLNEDDFSRPPPELPPHLQGTVLNDPSSSVDGQPLPVTPQRTELNHLYLQSNVQDQFVALGSTLRIQEKHVTMFLFKPLSRSR; translated from the exons ATGATCCGGCGTTCTCTCAACCTTAGTCTCTCTCAAG TGATGGACAATGCTGAGGGtaggaaaaatgaagaaggcCCCTCTGGCGTCAAGTTTCAGGAGAATCACGACCAAAGGATGGACTGCGCAGATGATGCAGCACATAACAGTTGCAACACGTACGTGTTTTCAGAGTCCAGAATTCAGATTTCTCCACAAAGTTTAGCCTCACGACAAGCCCTTATCTCCAATCCTCAG TACGCTACAGTTTTCTTGTCAAGTCCTGGTCTGATGCTACAACCTCAACCTCAATCTTTGCCTCAGATTGCTGCATTCCGTGAAAATGTGATCCATGGGACAAGAACACAAGTGACTATCTCTTGGAATCATGGCGGCAATCAAGTGGCCATCGTTGGATCATGGGACAACTGGCAGACGAG AGAGCTCCTGCATAACACAGGTGAGAAGTTTGTGGTTATAAAGACTCTACCCGTCGGTATCTACCACTACCACTTCATAGTTGATGGTTGGTTGGCTTATGCTCCAGATCTACCCTGGTTTCATGATGATTCAGGGAATGCTTACAATATTTTGGACTTGCAG GGGCATGTTCCGGAATTGCCTGAAAGCATGTCCGACTTTGAAACTCCTCCATCCCCACCGTCGAGTTATGACAATCAATACTTGAACGAAGATGATTTCAGTAGACCTCCACCAGAACTTCCTCCACATCTGCAAGGAACCGTTTTAAATGATCCATCTTCTTCAGTTGATGGTCAACCGTTGCCCGTTACACCTCAAAGAACAGAATTAAATCATCTCTATCTTCAGAGCAATGTCCAAGATCAATTTGTAGCACTTGGCTCTACTCTCAGGATTCAGGAAAAGCATGTTACAATGTTTCTATTCAAGCCTTTATCAAGAAGTAGGTGA
- the LOC101213679 gene encoding alpha-1,6-mannosyl-glycoprotein 2-beta-N-acetylglucosaminyltransferase, producing the protein MAINQKPRPKDAALKRFKLVVFVTLLGLLLFMILTETNLSWNFAAWSSDDIDEDPYLGFGDSNVELRLPKQSQLSIRLEKRNRLPPRNLDLYPKLANNHIAIVLYVHNRPQYLRVVVDSLAKVIGISETLLIVSHDGYFEEMDKLVQSIRFCQVKQIFAPYSPHLFPNSFPGVSPADCKGKDDPKAVHCRGNPDQYGNHRLPKIVSLKHHWWWMMNTVWDGLKETQGMSGHILFIEEDHFILPNAYRNLQLLVTLKPKKCPECYSVNLAPSDVKSRGEGSNFLIAERMGNIGYAFNRTVWRKIYKQAKEFCFFDEYNWDITMWATVYPSFGKPVYSLRGPWASAVHFGKCGLHQGHGDNDICIDNGVLNIDVKDIDKVANINSEWRVDIFRDQPGYGAGFRGWGGWGDERDRQLCLNFARMYHSMSNGPNISHS; encoded by the coding sequence ATGGCTATTAATCAGAAGCCTCGGCCCAAAGATGCTGCTCTTAAACGTTTTAAATTGGTTGTTTTTGTGACGTTATTGGGGTTATTGCTGTTTATGATACTTACGGAAACGAATTTGTCTTGGAATTTCGCTGCTTGGTCTTCTGATGATATTGATGAGGATCCATATCTTGGTTTTGGTGATTCTAATGTTGAACTCAGGCTGCCCAAACAAAGTCAGTTGTCGATTCGTTTAGAAAAGCGAAATCGTTTGCCACCCCGAAACTTAGATCTGTATCCAAAACTAGCCAATAATCATATAGCTATTGTACTTTATGTGCACAACCGACCACAGTATCTCCGAGTGGTAGTTGATAGCCTGGCCAAAGTTATTGGAATAAGTGAAACGTTGCTAATTGTTAGCCATGACGggtattttgaagaaatggaTAAGCTTGTCCAGAGCATCAGGTTTTGCCAAGTGAAACAGATTTTTGCTCCTTACTCTCCGCATCTCTTTCCTAACAGCTTTCCCGGAGTCTCGCCTGCAGATTGTAAGGGCAAGGATGATCCTAAGGCAGTACATTGCAGAGGGAATCCTGATCAGTATGGAAACCATCGGTTGCCTAAAATTGTTTCGTTAAAGCACCATTGGTGGTGGATGATGAACACTGTGTGGGATGGATTGAAGGAGACACAGGGGATGTCGGgtcatattttgtttattgagGAAGATCATTTTATATTGCCAAATGCATATCGGAATCTGCAGTTACTTGTGACATTGAAGCCTAAAAAATGTCCTGAATGCTATTCTGTGAATCTAGCTCCAAGTGATGTGAAGTCAAGAGGAGAGGGTAGTAATTTTCTTATTGCAGAGAGGATGGGGAATATTGGTTATGCTTTCAATCGGACTGTTTGGAGGAAGATCTATAAACAAGCAAAGGAGTTCTGCTTTTTCGATGAATACAATTGGGATATAACGATGTGGGCAACTGTTTATCCCTCATTTGGTAAGCCAGTTTATTCATTACGAGGGCCTTGGGCAAGTGCAGTTCACTTTGGGAAATGTGGTTTACACCAGGGTCATGGGGACAATGATATTTGTATTGACAATGGTGTGTTAAACATTGACGTTAAAGATATTGACAAAGTTGCCAACATTAATTCCGAATGGCGAGTTGACATCTTCAGAGATCAGCCTGGCTATGGGGCTGGGTTCCGGGGTTGGGGAGGTTGGGGTGATGAAAGAGACCGTCagttgtgtttaaattttgctcGCATGTATCATTCCATGTCAAATGGCCCAAACATATCCCATTCCTGA
- the LOC101213924 gene encoding SNF1-related protein kinase regulatory subunit beta-2 isoform X5, with translation MDNAEGRKNEEGPSGVKFQENHDQRMDCADDAAHNSCNTYVFSESRIQISPQSLASRQALISNPQIAAFRENVIHGTRTQVTISWNHGGNQVAIVGSWDNWQTRELLHNTGEKFVVIKTLPVGIYHYHFIVDGWLAYAPDLPWFHDDSGNAYNILDLQGHVPELPESMSDFETPPSPPSSYDNQYLNEDDFSRPPPELPPHLQGTVLNDPSSSVDGQPLPVTPQRTELNHLYLQSNVQDQFVALGSTLRIQEKHVTMFLFKPLSRSR, from the exons ATGGACAATGCTGAGGGtaggaaaaatgaagaaggcCCCTCTGGCGTCAAGTTTCAGGAGAATCACGACCAAAGGATGGACTGCGCAGATGATGCAGCACATAACAGTTGCAACACGTACGTGTTTTCAGAGTCCAGAATTCAGATTTCTCCACAAAGTTTAGCCTCACGACAAGCCCTTATCTCCAATCCTCAG ATTGCTGCATTCCGTGAAAATGTGATCCATGGGACAAGAACACAAGTGACTATCTCTTGGAATCATGGCGGCAATCAAGTGGCCATCGTTGGATCATGGGACAACTGGCAGACGAG AGAGCTCCTGCATAACACAGGTGAGAAGTTTGTGGTTATAAAGACTCTACCCGTCGGTATCTACCACTACCACTTCATAGTTGATGGTTGGTTGGCTTATGCTCCAGATCTACCCTGGTTTCATGATGATTCAGGGAATGCTTACAATATTTTGGACTTGCAG GGGCATGTTCCGGAATTGCCTGAAAGCATGTCCGACTTTGAAACTCCTCCATCCCCACCGTCGAGTTATGACAATCAATACTTGAACGAAGATGATTTCAGTAGACCTCCACCAGAACTTCCTCCACATCTGCAAGGAACCGTTTTAAATGATCCATCTTCTTCAGTTGATGGTCAACCGTTGCCCGTTACACCTCAAAGAACAGAATTAAATCATCTCTATCTTCAGAGCAATGTCCAAGATCAATTTGTAGCACTTGGCTCTACTCTCAGGATTCAGGAAAAGCATGTTACAATGTTTCTATTCAAGCCTTTATCAAGAAGTAGGTGA
- the LOC101213924 gene encoding SNF1-related protein kinase regulatory subunit beta-2 isoform X4, with protein sequence MIRRSLNLSLSQVMDNAEGRKNEEGPSGVKFQENHDQRMDCADDAAHNSCNTYVFSESRIQISPQSLASRQALISNPQIAAFRENVIHGTRTQVTISWNHGGNQVAIVGSWDNWQTRELLHNTGEKFVVIKTLPVGIYHYHFIVDGWLAYAPDLPWFHDDSGNAYNILDLQGHVPELPESMSDFETPPSPPSSYDNQYLNEDDFSRPPPELPPHLQGTVLNDPSSSVDGQPLPVTPQRTELNHLYLQSNVQDQFVALGSTLRIQEKHVTMFLFKPLSRSR encoded by the exons ATGATCCGGCGTTCTCTCAACCTTAGTCTCTCTCAAG TGATGGACAATGCTGAGGGtaggaaaaatgaagaaggcCCCTCTGGCGTCAAGTTTCAGGAGAATCACGACCAAAGGATGGACTGCGCAGATGATGCAGCACATAACAGTTGCAACACGTACGTGTTTTCAGAGTCCAGAATTCAGATTTCTCCACAAAGTTTAGCCTCACGACAAGCCCTTATCTCCAATCCTCAG ATTGCTGCATTCCGTGAAAATGTGATCCATGGGACAAGAACACAAGTGACTATCTCTTGGAATCATGGCGGCAATCAAGTGGCCATCGTTGGATCATGGGACAACTGGCAGACGAG AGAGCTCCTGCATAACACAGGTGAGAAGTTTGTGGTTATAAAGACTCTACCCGTCGGTATCTACCACTACCACTTCATAGTTGATGGTTGGTTGGCTTATGCTCCAGATCTACCCTGGTTTCATGATGATTCAGGGAATGCTTACAATATTTTGGACTTGCAG GGGCATGTTCCGGAATTGCCTGAAAGCATGTCCGACTTTGAAACTCCTCCATCCCCACCGTCGAGTTATGACAATCAATACTTGAACGAAGATGATTTCAGTAGACCTCCACCAGAACTTCCTCCACATCTGCAAGGAACCGTTTTAAATGATCCATCTTCTTCAGTTGATGGTCAACCGTTGCCCGTTACACCTCAAAGAACAGAATTAAATCATCTCTATCTTCAGAGCAATGTCCAAGATCAATTTGTAGCACTTGGCTCTACTCTCAGGATTCAGGAAAAGCATGTTACAATGTTTCTATTCAAGCCTTTATCAAGAAGTAGGTGA
- the LOC101213924 gene encoding SNF1-related protein kinase regulatory subunit beta-2 isoform X2 codes for MMDNAEGRKNEEGPSGVKFQENHDQRMDCADDAAHNSCNTYVFSESRIQISPQSLASRQALISNPQYATVFLSSPGLMLQPQPQSLPQIAAFRENVIHGTRTQVTISWNHGGNQVAIVGSWDNWQTRELLHNTGEKFVVIKTLPVGIYHYHFIVDGWLAYAPDLPWFHDDSGNAYNILDLQGHVPELPESMSDFETPPSPPSSYDNQYLNEDDFSRPPPELPPHLQGTVLNDPSSSVDGQPLPVTPQRTELNHLYLQSNVQDQFVALGSTLRIQEKHVTMFLFKPLSRSR; via the exons A TGATGGACAATGCTGAGGGtaggaaaaatgaagaaggcCCCTCTGGCGTCAAGTTTCAGGAGAATCACGACCAAAGGATGGACTGCGCAGATGATGCAGCACATAACAGTTGCAACACGTACGTGTTTTCAGAGTCCAGAATTCAGATTTCTCCACAAAGTTTAGCCTCACGACAAGCCCTTATCTCCAATCCTCAG TACGCTACAGTTTTCTTGTCAAGTCCTGGTCTGATGCTACAACCTCAACCTCAATCTTTGCCTCAGATTGCTGCATTCCGTGAAAATGTGATCCATGGGACAAGAACACAAGTGACTATCTCTTGGAATCATGGCGGCAATCAAGTGGCCATCGTTGGATCATGGGACAACTGGCAGACGAG AGAGCTCCTGCATAACACAGGTGAGAAGTTTGTGGTTATAAAGACTCTACCCGTCGGTATCTACCACTACCACTTCATAGTTGATGGTTGGTTGGCTTATGCTCCAGATCTACCCTGGTTTCATGATGATTCAGGGAATGCTTACAATATTTTGGACTTGCAG GGGCATGTTCCGGAATTGCCTGAAAGCATGTCCGACTTTGAAACTCCTCCATCCCCACCGTCGAGTTATGACAATCAATACTTGAACGAAGATGATTTCAGTAGACCTCCACCAGAACTTCCTCCACATCTGCAAGGAACCGTTTTAAATGATCCATCTTCTTCAGTTGATGGTCAACCGTTGCCCGTTACACCTCAAAGAACAGAATTAAATCATCTCTATCTTCAGAGCAATGTCCAAGATCAATTTGTAGCACTTGGCTCTACTCTCAGGATTCAGGAAAAGCATGTTACAATGTTTCTATTCAAGCCTTTATCAAGAAGTAGGTGA